Below is a genomic region from Streptomyces ferrugineus.
CGGTCTCCTCCAGCACCGCCTCGCGCAGCAGCCCCGCCGGATCGCCGGGCTGCCGCAGCGGAGCGAACAGGTCCAGGTCGATGCTCAGCCGGGAGGCGACGTCATACGACCAGTCGCGCGTGCGCGGGTCGATGAGCTGGGTGGTGGAGGCGTTGGTGAGCTCGGTGCCCTGCTCGCCGGTGAGCCAGTACGTCAGCAGGTCGGGGATGAGCAACAGCCGCTCGGCATGGGACAGTTGGGCCGAGGCGTGCGCCGCCGTGAGCTGGTACAGGGTGTTGAACGGCGCGTACTGCAGCCCGGTGGCGGCGTACAGCTCCCGCGTCGGCACGGTCGCCCACACCTTCTCGGCGACCCCCTCCGTCCGGGAGTCCCGGTAGTGCACGGGATTGCCGAGCAGCGCCCCGTCGGCGTCCAGCAGCCCGTAGTCCACGGCCCAGCTGTCGATGCCGACCGAGTCGACCTGCCCGGCCGTCCGCAGCCCGTCCAGCACCCCGGCGTAGAGACCGAGGACGTCCCAGCGCAGCCCCTCCGGCACCCGCACCGGCCGGTTCACGAACCGGTGCGCCTCGGTCAGCTCCAGGCTGTCGGGTCCGACGCGGCCGACCATGACACGCCCGCTGGACGCGCCGAGGTCGACCGCGGCGTACGACTTCACGGCCGCGCTCACCGCAGGAAGGCGGCCGCGACGCCGGCGTCGACCGGGATGTGCAGTCCGGTGGTGTGCGTCAGGTCCCCGCCGGTCAGGGCGAAGACGGCGTTCGCCACATGCTCGGGCAGCACCTCGCGCTTGAGGATGGTCCGCTGGGCGTAGAACTCGCCGAGCTTCTCCTCCTCGACGCCGTACACGGCGGCGCGCTGAGCACCCCACCCCCCGGCGAAGATCCCCGAGCCACGCACGACACCGTCCGGGTTGATCCCGTTGACGCGGACGCCGTGTTCGCCCAGCTCGGCGGCCAGCAGCCGCACCTGGTGGGCCTGATCGGCCTTGGTGGCCGAGTAGGCGATGTTGTTGGGCCCGGCGAAGACGGCGTTCTTGGAGGCGATGTAGACGATGTCGCCGCCCAGCTTCTGAGCGATCATCACGCGCGCGGCCTCCCGCGACACGAGGAAGGAACCGCGCGCCATGATGTCGTGCTGAAGGTCCCAGTCCTTGGCCGAGGTCTCGAGCAGCGGCTTGGAGACGGAGATCCCGGCGTTGTTCACGACCAGGTCGACACCGCCGAAGGCCAGCACGGCCGCCTTGAACGCGTCGGCGATCTGCTCCTCGGAGGTGACGTCCACCGTCACGGCGACGGCCTTGTCGGACCCACCGAGCTCCTCGGCGACGGCCTCGGCGTTGTCGCCGTTGAGGTCCGCGACGACCACACACGCGCCCTCGGCGACCAGCCGCTGCGCGATGGCCTTCCCGATGCCGCTGCCCGCCCCGGTCACCAGCGCCACCCGCGTCGCCAGCGCCTTGGGCTTCGGCATCCGCTGAAGCTTGGCCTCCTCCAGCGCCCAGTACTCGATCCGGAACTTCTCGGACTCCTCGATGGGCGCGTAGGTCGAGACGGCCTCGGCCCCCCGCATGACGTTGATGGCGTTGACGTAGAACTCGCCGGCCACCCGGGCGGTCTGCTTGTCCTTGCCGAAGGAGAACATGCCGACGCCCGGGATCAGCACGATCGCCGGGTCGGCGCCGCGCATGGCGGGGGAGTCGGGCAGGGCGTGCCGCTGGTAGTAGGCGGCGTACTCGTCGCGGTACTCGGCGTGCAGCTCCTCGAGGCGTGCGACGGCCTCGTCGAGCGGAGCGGTCGGCGGCAGATCCAGCACCAGCGGCCGCACCTTGGTCCGCAGGAAATGGTCCGGGCAGGAGGTGCCCAGGGCCGCAAGACGCGGGTGCTCGGCGCTCGCGAGGAAGTCGAGGACGACTTCGGAGTCGGTGAAGTGACCGACCTGCGGACGGTCCTGCGAGGCGATGGCCCGGATGACCGGCGCCAGCGCCGCGGCCCGCTCCCGACGCTCGCCGGCGCCCAGGGCCGCGTAGCCCTCGATCACCGGCCCGAAGGGCTCCGGCTTCCCGCGCTCGGCCAGGAAGCTCTCGGCGGTGCGGATGATGTGCAGCGAGTTGCGCTCGCACTCCTCGGAGGTGTCACCCCAGGCGGTGATGCCATGCCCGCCGAGGACGCACCCGATGGCCTGCGGGTTGGCGGCCTTCACAGCGGCGATGTCGAGCCCGAGCTGGAACCCGGGCCGCCGCCAGGGCACCCACACCACGCTGTCCCCGAAACACTCGGCGGTCAGCTTCTCCCCGTCGGCGGCACAGGCCAGCGCGATACCGGAGTCGGGATGCAGATGATCGACGTGCGCGGCCTCGACGAGCCCGTGCATGGCGGTGTCGATGGAGGGAGCCGCCCCACCCTTGCCGTGCAGGCAGTAGTCGAACGCGGCGACCATCTCGTCCTCACGCTCGACACCCGGGTAGACGTCGACGAGCGCGCGCATCCGGTCCAGCCGCAGCACGGCGAGCCCGCCCTCGGTGAGCGTGCCGAGGTCACCCCCGGACCCCTTGACCCACATCAGCTCCACGTCACCACCGGTGACGGGGTCGGTGTCGGTGCCCTTGGCGGAGGCGTTGCCGCCGGCGTAGTTGGTGTTACGGGGATCGGCGCCGAGCCGATGGGAACGCGCGAGGAGGGCGGCGGCTTCGGGGTGGGGAGCCATGATCATTCAGTCCTATCTGGAAGAGGGTGCGGGGAGCGCCCCGATAGGGGCGCGGGGAACTGCGCGACCAGCCACAGACGGCCGGCAGTCCGCAACGAAACAGAACCCGGCAGACGCTCACGCCCCCCAACCGGCCTGCTGCCCACCAACCCGCTCGGCCACGATCTTCTCGGCCCACCCGGACCGGGCATACGCAGCGATCGGGTCGGCATCGAGACCCATCTCCTCCCGCACCTCACGAAGCAGCGGACGCACATCCGTGTTGTACGCGTCCATCACCACGGCATTCGCCCCGAGCACATCACCGGCAGCCTGCGCCTCGGCCAAAGCGACGCGGTCAACCAGCAACGCCTTCGCTGTCGCCTCCTGCACATTCATCACCGACCGGATGATCGCCGGGATCTTCGCCTCGATGTTGTGGCACTGGTCGAGCATGAAGGCGACCTCGGGAGTGAACCCACCGCCGCGCACCACCTCGTACATGATCCGGAACAACTGGAACGGATCCGCAGCGCCCACCATCAGGTCGTCATCCGCATAGAACCGCGAGTTGAAGTCGAACCCACCGAGCTTGCCCTCCCGCAGCAGCGTCGCGACGATGAACTCGATGTTGGTGCCGGGAGCGTGATGCCCGGTGTCGACCACGACCTGCG
It encodes:
- a CDS encoding bifunctional aldolase/short-chain dehydrogenase, producing the protein MAPHPEAAALLARSHRLGADPRNTNYAGGNASAKGTDTDPVTGGDVELMWVKGSGGDLGTLTEGGLAVLRLDRMRALVDVYPGVEREDEMVAAFDYCLHGKGGAAPSIDTAMHGLVEAAHVDHLHPDSGIALACAADGEKLTAECFGDSVVWVPWRRPGFQLGLDIAAVKAANPQAIGCVLGGHGITAWGDTSEECERNSLHIIRTAESFLAERGKPEPFGPVIEGYAALGAGERRERAAALAPVIRAIASQDRPQVGHFTDSEVVLDFLASAEHPRLAALGTSCPDHFLRTKVRPLVLDLPPTAPLDEAVARLEELHAEYRDEYAAYYQRHALPDSPAMRGADPAIVLIPGVGMFSFGKDKQTARVAGEFYVNAINVMRGAEAVSTYAPIEESEKFRIEYWALEEAKLQRMPKPKALATRVALVTGAGSGIGKAIAQRLVAEGACVVVADLNGDNAEAVAEELGGSDKAVAVTVDVTSEEQIADAFKAAVLAFGGVDLVVNNAGISVSKPLLETSAKDWDLQHDIMARGSFLVSREAARVMIAQKLGGDIVYIASKNAVFAGPNNIAYSATKADQAHQVRLLAAELGEHGVRVNGINPDGVVRGSGIFAGGWGAQRAAVYGVEEEKLGEFYAQRTILKREVLPEHVANAVFALTGGDLTHTTGLHIPVDAGVAAAFLR